In Gossypium hirsutum isolate 1008001.06 chromosome D06, Gossypium_hirsutum_v2.1, whole genome shotgun sequence, one genomic interval encodes:
- the LOC107900133 gene encoding receptor-like kinase TMK3: MGFIKFSGSSLLLFLVFSLLLVNSMSDNDDYDDDDSASMAKLAAALSPLPWTWSTNSTSSYCEWHYVKCDRSKHVLEIDLQARTLSGSLPSQFPPFPFLQVLDLSRNKLTGSLPSLNKLPFLKRLYLNINNFTRIPPGFFQGLSSSLQLLMLGGNPFLSTWMIPLEFTKLGNLTAFSAYNTNLGGSIPDIFHSLALTNLSLHDNNLTGSLPPSFSRSQIKDLQLQNQKVGLTGTIDLLSNMTSLYSVNLGFNQFTGTIPDLSNCKSLKLLDLSSNNLTGVFPSSLASHPSLVVIIVNDNKLQGPFPAYIFIHKLTTVENNNFCTNTADSCDSQVTILLEIASAWMYPYELSVAWEGNDACRNWSFVTCNSEKSITKISLQRQRLQGTISPSFADLTALRYLNLNDNNLTGPIPKSLVKLPNLEVLDVSNNNLSGIIPTFAPSVKLITSGNDLLIPSRTGNTSDFPPEGQKRGIIAGIVVGTIVGVIFCIFIGRRITTTTAKKGSEDDFRKDESCLELFSHNMLGKSQNGVKLQELQLLDFGKLATATNNFHPTNMLGKGGFGPVYKGKLQDGQEIAVKRLSRASGQGLEEFRNEAMVISRLQHRNLVRLLGCCVDGEEKMLVYEYMPNKSLDVFLFDAEKQKLLDWKKRLNIIEGISRGLLYLHRDSRLRIVHRDLKASNILLDDELNPKISDFGIAKIFCGNESQAITRRVFGTYGYMSPEYAMKGQFSEKSDVFSFGVLTLEIVSGRRNSSFQDEEHSPSLLGYAWKLWSEGNILELIDPVISSDPSCHRKMLRCFHVGLLCVQNFVKDRPTMMVVDSMLSSEIENLPTPKQPPFFDEKIMMDHSQLQASQIILAIDNIF; encoded by the exons ATGGGTTTCATAAAATTCTCAGGTTCATCTCTCCTTCTCTTCCTAGTGTTTTCTCTCCTTTTGGTTAACTCCATGAGTGACAATGATGACTACGACGACGATGACTCCGCTTCCATGGCCAAGCTTGCGGCGGCTCTTAGTCCTTTGCCGTGGACTTGGTCCACCAATTCAACTTCTTCTTATTGTGAATGGCATTATGTCAAATGCGACAGGTCCAAGCACGTTCTAGAGATTGATCTCCAAGCCAGGACTCTCAGTGGTTCTTTGCCATCCCAATTCCCTCCTTTCCCTTTCCTTCAAGTCCTTGATCTTTCAAGGAATAAGTTAACTGGTTCTCTTCCTTCTTTAAACAAACTCCCTTTCTTGAAGAGACTTTACCTAAATATCAACAACTTCACAAGAATCCCACCAGGCTTTTTTCAAGGACTGTCTAGCAGTTTGCAGCTCTTGATGCTTGGTGGTAATCCCTTTCTAAGCACCTGGATGATACCCCTTGAATTTACCAAGTTGGGCAATCTGACAGCATTCTCTGCTTATAATACAAATTTGGGAGGTTCTATTCCAGACATTTTCCATTCTCTAGCTTTAACAAATCTGAGCCTTCATGACAATAACCTGACTGGATCTTTGCCACCCTCTTTTTCGAGATCCCAGATTAAAGATTTGCAGCTCCAAAATCAGAAGGTAGGGCTGACAGGAACCATTGATCTATTATCAAACATGACTTCTTTGTACAGTGTTAACCTAGGATTCAATCAATTTACAGGCACCATCCCGGATTTATCTAATTGCAAAAGTTTGAAATTATTAGACTTGAGTAGCAATAATCTCACAGGAGTTTTCCCGTCATCTCTAGCTTCTCATCCTAGTTTAGTAGTCATTATCGTCAATGACAACAAGTTGCAGGGTCCTTTCCCTGCTTATATATTCATCCATAAGTTAACCACTGTTGAGAATAATAATTTCTGCACAAACACAGCAGACTCGTGTGATAGTCAAGTTACAATATTGCTTGAGATTGCGAGCGCTTGGATGTATCCTTATGAGTTATCCGTAGCTTGGGAAGGAAATGATGCATGTCGAAATTGGTCATTTGTGACATGCAACTCGGAGAAAAGTATTACGAAAATCAGTCTTCAGAGGCAACGATTGCAAGGAAcaatttctccatcatttgcTGATCTAACTGCGTTACGGTATCTCAATCTAAATGACAATAACTTGACAGGTCCTATCCCTAAGAGCTTGGTGAAGTTACCTAACCTTGAAGTCCTGGATGTTTCCAATAACAATCTCTCTGGGATTATCCCTACTTTTGCACCATCGGTGAAGCTAATAACCAGCGGAAATGACTTGCTAATTCCAAGTAGAACAGGCAATACATCTGATTTCCCTCCAGAGG GGCAAAAAAGAGGCATAATAGCAGGAATAGTTGTGGGAACAATTGTTGGTGTCATCTTCTGTATTTTCATTGGAAGGAGGATAACTACTACTACAG CGAAGAAAGGAAGTGAAGATGATTTTAGGAAAGATGAATCATGTTTAGAGTTATTTTCTCACAATATGCTCGGGAAATCTCAAAATGGAGTCAAATTACAAGAGCTTCAACTATTAGATTTTGGGAAGCTAGCCACTGCAACAAATAATTTTCATCCAACAAATATGCTAGGAAAGGGGGGTTTTGGACCAGTATACAAG GGGAAACTCCAAGATGGGCAGGAAATAGCAGTGAAAAGACTTTCTAGAGCTTCAGGGCAGGGGCTAGAAGAATTTAGGAACGAGGCAATGGTGATTTCAAGACTCCAACATCGAAATCTTGTAAGGCTTCTTGGTTGTTGCGTTGATGGGGAAGAAAAGATGTTGGTCTATGAATACATGCCAAACAAGAGCTTGGATGTTTTCCTCTTCG atgcAGAAAAACAAAAACTTCTTGATTGGAAAAAACGTCTCAATATTATAGAAGGAATTAGTCGAGGACTTCTCTATCTTCATAGGGACTCAAGATTGCGAATTGTTCATAGAGATCTAAAAGCAAGTAATATtttattagatgatgaattaaatccgaaaatttcagattttggtATAGCAAAGATATTTTGTGGCAATGAGAGCCAAGCAATTACTAGGCGGGTTTTCGGAACATA TGGTTATATGTCCCCTGAATATGCAATGAAAGGACAATTTTCAGAAAAATCAGATGTTTTTAGCTTTGGGGTCTTGACATTGGAGATTGTTAGTGGAAGAAGAAACTCGAGTTTCCAAGATGAAGAGCATTCACCGAGCCTTTTGGGATAC GCATGGAAATTATGGAGCGAAGGCAACATTTTGGAATTAATAGATCCAGTGATCTCATCAGATCCAAGTTGTCATAGGAAAATGCTGAGATGCTTTCATGTGGGATTGTTATGTGTGCAAAACTTTGTGAAAGATAGACCAACTATGATGGTTGTAGATTCCATGCTTAGCAGTGAGATAGAAAATCTTCCTACACCAAAACAACCACCTTTCTTTGATGAGAAAATTATGATGGATCACTCACAATTACAAGCAAGCCAAATAATTTTAGCCATTGACAATATTTTCTAA
- the LOC107900382 gene encoding calcium-binding protein KRP1, which translates to MASQNSVVFEDFFPAMVEKLGAEGFMKELCNGFRLLVDGDKGVITFESLKKNSALLGLQDMTDEEAICMLREGDLDGDGALNEMEFCTLMLRLSPELMNSSMKLLVEAIVNF; encoded by the coding sequence atggCGTCCCAAAATAGTGTGGTGTTCGAAGATTTTTTTCCTGCCATGGTTGAGAAGTTGGGTGCTGAAGGTTTCATGAAGGAGCTTTGTAACGGGTTTCGATTGCTTGTGGATGGTGACAAAGGAGTGATCACTTTCGAGAGCTTGAAGAAGAACTCGGCATTGCTTGGCTTGCAAGATATGACCGATGAAGAGGCAATTTGTATGTTGAGAGAAGGTGATTTGGACGGTGATGGAGCTTTGAATGAGATGGAATTTTGTACCCTCATGCTTAGGCTCAGTCCTGAGTTGATGAATAGTTCCATGAAATTATTGGTTGAAGCTATTGTCAATTTCTAG